From one Planctomycetia bacterium genomic stretch:
- a CDS encoding DUF1588 domain-containing protein produces MSRTGMVWALALSFGMSSVAIAETYTPGQKIDRDFAGFARPFLVRHCVDCHGETEPEGNLSLQSLGSVDEVNAAIWKSVWAQVALKEMPPRDAEQPGVIERLQFSDWIIGELSRVLRDKGGFRAHLDPDKGNFVDHDLLFGPLPDGIRLAPTSSPARLWRVTPQEHVTRLNELINTEPKFDPKNPGLRAHGDSVPTNHGGELKLYFGTDNIIQWQGGTVAYATAVKSVPAVLASARNHGLKNYPDFYSVNSAEATQIMDIADDIIRYMAYGPLSIAEPYQITDDPASIADKMQGDLRGLPTSLVYSTKFLRPRTPVYDLMKEEGATDERLRAAVNYLFEALAFRPPSESESDDYLSIVKNSIKKLGKEDGAVLGLSSIFLDRDALFRPELVESGTPDRYGRVMLQDWELGLAVNHALSYVKPDEELRQAIVAGRMQTRDDVRREVERMLADDAVRKPRILQFFRDYFDYDLGGYICKDGKALNATGVSNRGSSHYRAMFDATASTDRLIELILQDDKDVLKRLLTTDRVVATKADNLYLGEQRTRAEARAAAAQKKESTAKNAKEPIENYNVTEATLSGPPISARVSRRSFGNGSMVPDRILATVPVGQRLGILTHPSWLVSHSDAVDNHAVRRGKWIREKLLGGGIPDVPITVDAMLPDEPDHTLRERMRVTRETYCWTCHKKMDPLGLPFEMYNHAGLFRKTELDKPVDTTGEIIESGEPALDGKVADAMDLIHKLAESRRPEQVFVRHAFRFWMGRNETLNDAPVLQAAYRAYKDGGGSMKALLTTLLTSDAFLYRTRSEPASADVN; encoded by the coding sequence ATGAGCAGAACCGGAATGGTCTGGGCGTTGGCGCTTTCGTTCGGCATGTCGTCCGTCGCAATCGCCGAGACTTATACGCCGGGCCAAAAGATCGACCGTGATTTCGCCGGTTTTGCCCGACCGTTTCTTGTTCGCCACTGCGTCGATTGTCATGGCGAGACGGAACCTGAAGGCAACCTTTCGCTCCAAAGTCTCGGGTCGGTCGACGAAGTCAATGCCGCCATTTGGAAGAGCGTCTGGGCTCAGGTCGCCTTGAAGGAGATGCCCCCTCGCGATGCGGAACAGCCCGGCGTCATCGAGCGGCTGCAGTTTTCCGACTGGATCATCGGCGAACTCTCGCGCGTGCTGCGCGATAAGGGCGGGTTCCGCGCCCATCTCGATCCCGATAAAGGCAATTTCGTCGATCACGATCTCCTTTTCGGTCCGTTGCCCGACGGCATCCGACTCGCCCCGACATCGTCGCCGGCTCGCCTCTGGCGAGTGACGCCGCAAGAGCACGTCACGCGGCTCAATGAATTAATCAACACGGAGCCGAAATTCGATCCGAAGAATCCCGGCCTGCGCGCGCACGGCGACTCCGTTCCCACCAACCACGGCGGCGAACTCAAGCTGTACTTCGGCACCGATAACATCATCCAATGGCAAGGCGGGACGGTGGCCTATGCCACTGCGGTCAAGAGCGTCCCCGCCGTCCTGGCTTCGGCGCGCAATCACGGGTTGAAGAATTATCCGGATTTCTATTCGGTCAACAGCGCCGAAGCCACGCAGATCATGGACATCGCCGACGACATCATCCGCTATATGGCTTACGGGCCGCTGAGCATCGCCGAGCCGTATCAGATCACGGACGATCCCGCATCCATCGCCGACAAAATGCAGGGCGATCTTCGCGGCCTTCCTACAAGTCTGGTCTACAGCACCAAGTTCTTGCGACCGCGGACGCCCGTCTACGACCTGATGAAAGAAGAGGGAGCGACGGACGAGCGTTTGCGTGCGGCGGTAAACTACCTATTCGAAGCCCTGGCCTTCCGGCCGCCGTCCGAATCGGAGTCGGACGACTACCTCTCGATCGTCAAAAACTCCATCAAGAAGCTCGGCAAAGAAGACGGCGCCGTTCTCGGCTTGTCGTCCATCTTCCTCGATCGTGATGCGCTCTTCCGTCCCGAACTTGTCGAGAGCGGCACGCCCGATCGGTACGGTCGCGTCATGCTCCAAGACTGGGAACTGGGGCTCGCGGTCAATCACGCGCTAAGTTACGTCAAGCCGGATGAAGAACTGCGGCAGGCAATCGTCGCAGGGCGCATGCAAACGCGGGACGATGTCCGACGCGAGGTCGAACGAATGCTGGCCGACGACGCCGTCCGCAAGCCGCGCATCTTGCAATTCTTCCGCGATTACTTCGACTACGACCTCGGCGGCTACATTTGCAAAGACGGCAAAGCGCTGAACGCGACGGGCGTGAGCAACCGCGGATCGTCGCATTACCGCGCCATGTTCGACGCAACGGCGAGCACCGATCGTCTGATCGAGCTGATTCTTCAGGACGACAAGGATGTCCTGAAGCGGCTGCTCACGACCGATCGAGTCGTCGCAACCAAAGCCGACAATCTTTACTTGGGCGAGCAACGCACCCGGGCGGAGGCGAGAGCCGCGGCGGCGCAGAAGAAGGAATCGACGGCCAAGAACGCGAAAGAACCGATTGAGAATTACAATGTCACGGAAGCGACTTTATCCGGTCCGCCCATTTCAGCGCGCGTGAGTCGGCGCAGCTTTGGTAACGGGTCGATGGTACCCGATCGCATCCTGGCAACGGTCCCGGTAGGTCAACGCCTCGGTATTCTGACGCATCCCAGTTGGCTCGTTTCACATTCCGATGCCGTCGACAACCACGCCGTTCGTCGCGGCAAATGGATTCGCGAAAAACTGCTGGGCGGCGGCATCCCCGATGTGCCGATCACGGTGGATGCGATGCTCCCCGATGAACCGGACCACACCCTGCGCGAACGGATGCGTGTCACGCGGGAAACCTACTGCTGGACGTGCCATAAGAAGATGGACCCGCTCGGCTTGCCGTTCGAAATGTACAATCACGCCGGCCTGTTCCGAAAGACGGAACTCGACAAACCGGTCGACACGACGGGCGAGATCATTGAATCCGGCGAGCCTGCACTCGACGGCAAAGTCGCCGACGCGATGGACCTGATTCATAAGCTCGCGGAAAGTCGTCGTCCCGAACAGGTTTTCGTCCGCCACGCGTTCCGCTTCTGGATGGGCCGCAACGAAACCCTCAACGACGCCCCCGTGCTTCAAGCGGCCTACCGCGCCTACAAAGACGGCGGCGGCAGCATGAAAGCGCTGCTCACGACGCTGCTTACCTCCGATGCGTTTCTCTACCGCACTCGCAGTGAGCCGGCGTCGGCCGACGTAAACTAG
- a CDS encoding DUF1552 domain-containing protein, protein MLNRREMLHQMAVGSGAALGLSLLPDRLMASPAGNGAPKRIVFFLQNQGFDPATCVPAGMTRSGSLAKARLPEPIEALEPYKERLHIINGLHGTHTSPSHSAFFGALGGYRGGDGVPPSASTIDYELSKALPQTLLPHLCIGMDSIENMTTKPTIATLSAGGAGQPIFMYSNPNHLYQLLYGGISTGDIRLQHEARSNVLTQIETLAAAEGRSLPSAEAHRYGRYVQGFRDVNGLRDRLDTVADHLRKFAPKIDERFTKPKFETDWHDVLLDLGISALASGITNTLTIGSGRGEIFGAWKGLGVEQQGHNLGHMAQPDNPIWIKIRQYNSRMLVRMMEALERVPEGSGTMMDHTLIVYTSNNADKQHTNGANWPVLLLGNCGGLFKTGCFTQLDGKRPINALYTTLLRSAGQNVDSFNMDEKLAGRFDSGTGPLKEVLA, encoded by the coding sequence ATGCTCAATCGTCGAGAAATGCTGCACCAAATGGCGGTCGGTTCCGGTGCCGCGCTCGGCCTCTCGCTTCTTCCCGATCGTCTCATGGCGTCGCCGGCCGGTAACGGGGCTCCGAAGCGAATCGTCTTCTTTCTGCAGAATCAGGGCTTCGATCCGGCGACCTGCGTTCCCGCCGGGATGACCCGCAGCGGATCCCTGGCGAAGGCCAGGCTTCCCGAGCCCATCGAGGCGCTTGAGCCTTACAAAGAACGATTGCACATTATCAACGGCCTGCACGGCACGCACACCAGCCCGTCGCACAGCGCCTTCTTCGGTGCGCTCGGCGGCTATCGCGGGGGCGACGGTGTTCCGCCGAGCGCCTCGACGATCGACTACGAGCTGAGCAAGGCCCTGCCGCAGACGTTGCTACCTCACCTCTGCATCGGCATGGACTCGATCGAGAACATGACGACCAAGCCCACGATCGCCACGCTGTCCGCCGGCGGCGCCGGGCAGCCCATCTTCATGTATTCGAATCCGAATCACCTCTATCAGCTGCTGTACGGCGGCATTTCCACCGGCGACATCCGGCTTCAGCACGAAGCGCGGTCGAACGTGTTGACTCAGATCGAAACGCTCGCCGCGGCCGAAGGCCGATCGCTGCCGAGCGCGGAAGCGCACCGCTATGGGCGGTACGTCCAGGGATTCAGAGACGTGAACGGCCTGCGCGATCGCCTCGACACGGTCGCCGATCATTTGCGTAAGTTCGCACCAAAAATCGACGAACGCTTCACCAAACCAAAGTTCGAAACCGACTGGCACGACGTCTTGCTCGATCTGGGCATCTCGGCGCTTGCGTCGGGCATTACCAACACGCTGACCATCGGGTCCGGACGAGGCGAAATCTTTGGCGCTTGGAAAGGGCTGGGCGTCGAACAGCAGGGCCATAACTTGGGCCACATGGCGCAGCCCGACAACCCCATCTGGATCAAGATCCGTCAGTACAACAGTCGCATGCTCGTGCGGATGATGGAAGCTTTGGAGCGAGTGCCCGAAGGGAGCGGCACGATGATGGATCACACCCTGATCGTCTACACCAGCAACAACGCCGACAAGCAGCACACCAACGGCGCGAACTGGCCGGTCTTGCTCCTGGGCAACTGCGGCGGCCTGTTCAAGACCGGATGCTTCACGCAGCTCGACGGCAAGCGACCGATCAACGCGCTTTATACGACGCTACTCCGCTCCGCAGGCCAAAACGTGGATTCCTTCAACATGGACGAAAAACTGGCCGGAAGGTTCGATTCCGGCACCGGACCGCTCAAGGAAGTATTGGCATGA